The sequence AATGTTGTTATAGACTCTCAATTGCAGGAATTGGACAACAAATTCAATGACAACACAGTAGAGTTGATTATTCTTAGCTCAACATTAGATCCAAGAGAGATGCACAATGCATTCAGAATTGATGATATTTGCAGACTGGTACAAAAGTTTTACCCAAAAGACTTTGCAGAGCACGAGATGCTACAATTAAGAATCCAATTTGAGCATTTTGATCACGTGCGGCAATTTCATGATTTTAGAACATTGAAAACTATGACTGATTTATGCCAATAAATGGTGAAAACTAGAAATTCGAAAATTTATCCGCTTGTGTTTAGAGTCATAACACTTATTCTCACGCTTCTAGTTTCTACGGCTACCACAGAGCGATCTTTTTTTTTGCAATGAACATAGTAAAGACTACACTTCGTAATAAGGTGGATGATGATTTTCTTAATGATTGTTTGGTGTATATTGAGA comes from Henckelia pumila isolate YLH828 chromosome 4, ASM3356847v2, whole genome shotgun sequence and encodes:
- the LOC140860639 gene encoding uncharacterized protein, whose product is MDGMNFVANVKSLCEAVSISMSDFSAQYIARRGRARHQQDEITVEHYFKFDLFNVVIDSQLQELDNKFNDNTVELIILSSTLDPREMHNAFRIDDICRLVQKFYPKDFAEHEMLQLRIQFEHFDHVRQFHDFRTLKTMTDLCQ